A DNA window from Halichondria panicea chromosome 16, odHalPani1.1, whole genome shotgun sequence contains the following coding sequences:
- the LOC135350139 gene encoding solute carrier family 35 member F2-like isoform X2: protein MEPGQAEERGQHGQPALIQDTSNESGQNSSCIHARAFLKTLGQNDKFRLVMSLVLGQVLSLMLCGTGVTSQLLQSTHGIHVPTTQSFINYVLLTTVFGVSLAVRKDFVQVLRRNWWKYIILGVIDVEANYMIVRAYEYTNLTTIQLLDSFTIACVMVLSFFFLRVRYKLINLMGVSLALIGIVCLVLATLVGSGSQTGDLLCLGGSALYAISNVAQEFLVKNHSITEFLGLIGMTGSVVSAIQLVILERESLAKIDWSYDVGLLFFGFGVCMFTFYSVMPHVMKFSSAVVVNLSLLTADIYTLFFGLYLFHFVFSFFYVVAFFLIVTGVFIYNIRQPKASKKDKDVTASFVRNSKPPAPQPPPKELDLSRPVRRKRFILRELLESSTIETTTAEALPPIRKKKYRQRNSSTGTYPPTAESSPLAQSRVPWDPADTPISPSSYGSVSLVSTSPSVKSESTETLQSSQELRTHRPRRDVKASKSQLVSVTQYSTE from the exons ATGGAGCCTGGACAGGCCGAGGAGAGGGGACAGCATGGACAGCCTGCTTTGATTCAGGACACTTCAAATGAGAGTGGCCAGAATAGCAGCTGTATTCATGCAAGGGCCTTCCTTAAGACTCTGGGTCAAAATGA caagttTCGTCTGGTCATGTCCCTGGTCCTGGGTCAAGTCCTCTCCCTCATGCTGTGTGGAACGGGGGTGACCAGCCAGCTGCTACAGAGCACCCACGGCATACACGTACCCACCACCCAGTCATTCATAAACTATGTCCTCCTAACAACTGTGTTTGGGGTCTCCCTAGCAGTGAGGAAAGACTTTGTGCAAGTGCTACGGAGAAACTGGTGGAAATATATTATCCTGGGAGTGATTGATGTGGAGGCCAACTACATGATAGTGCGGGCATATGAGTACACCAACTTGACCACCATACAG CTGTTGGACAGCTTCACGATAGCTTGTGTGATGGTACTCTCTTTCTTCTTCCTGCGGGTCCGCTACAAACTCATCAACCTCATGGGAGTGAGTCTGGCTCTCATTGGTATTGTCTGTCTCGTACTGGCCACTCTGGTAGGCTCAGGCAGTcaaacag GAGATCTGCTATGCCTGGGTGGATCAGCTCTGTATGCCATCAGTAATGTGGCTCAGGAGTTTCTAGTCAAGAACCACTCCATAACCGAGTTCCTCGGACTCATTGGTATGACAGGAAGTGTTGTCTCTGCCATTCAATT agttATTCTTGAGAGGGAATCATTGGCCAAAATTGACTGGAGCTATGATGTTG GTTTGTTGTTCTTTGGTtttggtgtgtgtatgttcaCCTTCTACTCTGTGATGCCTCATGTGATGAAGTTCTCCAGTGCAGTGGTGGTCAACCTCTCTCTCTTAACAGCTGACATCTATACTCTCTTCTTTGGCCTCTATCTCTTCCACTTTGTG ttcTCTTTCTTCTACGTTGTGGCATTCTTCCTAATCGTAACTGGAGTGTTCATATACAACATACGACAGCCAAAAGCTTCCAAAAAGGACAAAGATGTCACAGCATCATTTGTAAGGAACTCCAAACCACCTGCTCCACAACCTCCTCCTAAAGAATTGGACTTATCACGACCAGTCAGACGCAAACGCTTCATATTGAGAGAACTGTTAGAGAGTAGTACAATCGAGACAACGACTGCTGAAGCTCTTCCCCCCATTAGAAAGAAGAAGTATCGTCAAAGGAACTCTTCAACAGGCACATACCCACCCACGGCCGAGTCCTCCCCTCTTGCCCAGAGTAGAGTTCCATGGGACCCAGCAGACACGCCCATTTCTCCTTCCTCCTACGGCAGTGTGTCTTTGGTGTCTACCTCTCCCTCTGTCAAATCTGAATCTACAGAGACTCTGCAAAGCTCACAAGAACTCAGAACTCATAGGCCTAGAAGAGACGTTAAGGCTAGCAAATCACAATTGGTTTCCGTTACTCAATATTCAACAGAGTGA
- the LOC135350139 gene encoding solute carrier family 35 member F2-like isoform X1: MEPGQAEERGQHGQPALIQDTSNESGQNSSCIHARAFLKTLGQNDKFRLVMSLVLGQVLSLMLCGTGVTSQLLQSTHGIHVPTTQSFINYVLLTTVFGVSLAVRKDFVQVLRRNWWKYIILGVIDVEANYMIVRAYEYTNLTTIQLLDSFTIACVMVLSFFFLRVRYKLINLMGVSLALIGIVCLVLATLVGSGSQTGSNPLLGDLLCLGGSALYAISNVAQEFLVKNHSITEFLGLIGMTGSVVSAIQLVILERESLAKIDWSYDVGLLFFGFGVCMFTFYSVMPHVMKFSSAVVVNLSLLTADIYTLFFGLYLFHFVFSFFYVVAFFLIVTGVFIYNIRQPKASKKDKDVTASFVRNSKPPAPQPPPKELDLSRPVRRKRFILRELLESSTIETTTAEALPPIRKKKYRQRNSSTGTYPPTAESSPLAQSRVPWDPADTPISPSSYGSVSLVSTSPSVKSESTETLQSSQELRTHRPRRDVKASKSQLVSVTQYSTE; the protein is encoded by the exons ATGGAGCCTGGACAGGCCGAGGAGAGGGGACAGCATGGACAGCCTGCTTTGATTCAGGACACTTCAAATGAGAGTGGCCAGAATAGCAGCTGTATTCATGCAAGGGCCTTCCTTAAGACTCTGGGTCAAAATGA caagttTCGTCTGGTCATGTCCCTGGTCCTGGGTCAAGTCCTCTCCCTCATGCTGTGTGGAACGGGGGTGACCAGCCAGCTGCTACAGAGCACCCACGGCATACACGTACCCACCACCCAGTCATTCATAAACTATGTCCTCCTAACAACTGTGTTTGGGGTCTCCCTAGCAGTGAGGAAAGACTTTGTGCAAGTGCTACGGAGAAACTGGTGGAAATATATTATCCTGGGAGTGATTGATGTGGAGGCCAACTACATGATAGTGCGGGCATATGAGTACACCAACTTGACCACCATACAG CTGTTGGACAGCTTCACGATAGCTTGTGTGATGGTACTCTCTTTCTTCTTCCTGCGGGTCCGCTACAAACTCATCAACCTCATGGGAGTGAGTCTGGCTCTCATTGGTATTGTCTGTCTCGTACTGGCCACTCTGGTAGGCTCAGGCAGTcaaacag GGTCCAATCCGTTATTAGGAGATCTGCTATGCCTGGGTGGATCAGCTCTGTATGCCATCAGTAATGTGGCTCAGGAGTTTCTAGTCAAGAACCACTCCATAACCGAGTTCCTCGGACTCATTGGTATGACAGGAAGTGTTGTCTCTGCCATTCAATT agttATTCTTGAGAGGGAATCATTGGCCAAAATTGACTGGAGCTATGATGTTG GTTTGTTGTTCTTTGGTtttggtgtgtgtatgttcaCCTTCTACTCTGTGATGCCTCATGTGATGAAGTTCTCCAGTGCAGTGGTGGTCAACCTCTCTCTCTTAACAGCTGACATCTATACTCTCTTCTTTGGCCTCTATCTCTTCCACTTTGTG ttcTCTTTCTTCTACGTTGTGGCATTCTTCCTAATCGTAACTGGAGTGTTCATATACAACATACGACAGCCAAAAGCTTCCAAAAAGGACAAAGATGTCACAGCATCATTTGTAAGGAACTCCAAACCACCTGCTCCACAACCTCCTCCTAAAGAATTGGACTTATCACGACCAGTCAGACGCAAACGCTTCATATTGAGAGAACTGTTAGAGAGTAGTACAATCGAGACAACGACTGCTGAAGCTCTTCCCCCCATTAGAAAGAAGAAGTATCGTCAAAGGAACTCTTCAACAGGCACATACCCACCCACGGCCGAGTCCTCCCCTCTTGCCCAGAGTAGAGTTCCATGGGACCCAGCAGACACGCCCATTTCTCCTTCCTCCTACGGCAGTGTGTCTTTGGTGTCTACCTCTCCCTCTGTCAAATCTGAATCTACAGAGACTCTGCAAAGCTCACAAGAACTCAGAACTCATAGGCCTAGAAGAGACGTTAAGGCTAGCAAATCACAATTGGTTTCCGTTACTCAATATTCAACAGAGTGA
- the LOC135350169 gene encoding uncharacterized protein LOC135350169 isoform X1, protein MPQYKELDTLRSFTAKLNIALSTLPVPRLFADLLVQDKLVGEAAARNIVSPTGIDDYNKVSRLMSAVYSYVQTVSSQEKATLIFNKLVIILHNDPLGLEDLAQQLVQHRGEGDPTYKTPLTAEAVATPTVSVPTTTDASPSAPSPSAPVDIMQAKPTLIQLTLLKSKSETGKELERVEIMKEVAAKWKDFGSFLEFDQTGTQLNNLASQYAHASLSPVEPCRAMFMHWLEGNGVKATWEKVLEFLIDINKKEVADKIEKILLCL, encoded by the exons ATGCCCCAATACAAAGAGTTGGACACACTGCGCTCATTCACAGCTAAACTGAACATTGCCCTGTCCACACTTCCTGTGCCCAGACTGTTTGCTGATCTACTGGTCCAGGATAAGTTAGTAGGAGAAGCGGCAGCAAGGAACATTGTCAGTCCAACTGGAATCGATGATTACAACAAAGTCAGTAGACTGATGTCGGCCGTGTATTCGTATGTGCAAACGGTTTCCAGTCAAGAAAAGGCTACCCTGATATTCAATAAATTGGTAATCATTTTGCACAATGACCCGCTAGGTCTGGAAGATCTAGCCCAGCAGCTTGTCCAACACCGAG GTGAGGGAGATCCTACTTACAAGACACCTCTGACTGCTGAAGCAG TAGCTACACCTACTGTTTCTGTTCCTACCACGACTGATGCATCACCAAGTGCCCCATCACCAAGTGCCCCAGTGGACATCATGCAAG CTAAGCCGACTCTGATTCAACTCACTCTCCTTAAATCGAAATCTGAAACAGGCAAAGAGCTAGAGAGGGTGGAGATCATGAAGGAAGTAGCAGCCAAGTGGAAAGACTTTGGCTCATTTTTGGAATTTGATCAGACCGGAACTCAGCTGAATAATTTGGCCTCACAGTATGCTCATGCCAGTCTCAGTCCAGTGGAGCCGTGCCGAGCTATGTTCATGCATTGGCTGGAAGGAAATGGTGTCAAGGCAACCTGGGAAAAAGTGCTTGAATTCCTTATAGACATTAACAAGAAAGAGGTGGCAGATAAAATCGAAAAGATTTTGCTGTGTTTATAG
- the LOC135350155 gene encoding beta-1,3-galactosyltransferase 6-like, which translates to MRLFGRRKWLPIMFCTVVSIIVVVVLVIRSMPPTIKHQILPRGGWLKCPGCHNPDSLPMSELDSNLLLILVHSSVNRKDRRDAIRSTWLADYQVSAKSSPVHYSFVLGGFNLSSECSEQLQEESTRHNNDIMIIPSNPDNYHDLTQRTIESFQTAVKQFDFSYVLKCDEDTYVDVPRLASKLQRRRKNPLKKEVPLYWGEMLTWKIFSGGLHGEKHFAVCERYLPYALGGGYVLSRDLVELLVQSAPYLRHYVAEDVSVGAWLAPFNFQYLHDTRFDTGSESRGCKDPYLVTHKISPKQMYSYHNVYKKDGRFCSRRNRDKGISGHIYDWTAIPSKCIDYSEHLP; encoded by the exons ATGAGGCTGTTTGGGAGGAGGAAATGGCTTCCTATCATGTTCTGCACTGTCGTATCGATAATAGTAGTCGTTGTGCTTGTGATAAGAAGCATGCCGCCAACTATAAAACACCAAA TTTTACCTAGAGGTGGCTGGTTGAAGTGTCCTGGCTGCCATAATCCTGACTCCTTGCCAATGTCTGAGCTTGACTCCAACCTGTTGCTCATTCTTGTCCATTCTTCGGTCAATAGAAAGGACAGAAGAGATGCCATCAGATCAACATGGCTGGCTGACTACCAGGTGTCAGCAAAGAGCTCTCCTGTCCACTACAG ttttgtccTTGGTGGTTTTAATCTCTCATCTGAATGTTCGGAGCAGTTGCAAGAAGAATCAACAAGACATAACAATGACATAATGATTATTCCGTCCAATCcagataattatcatgacCTAACTCAGCGGACGATCGAGAGTTTTCAAACGGCCGTAAAACAATTTGATTTTTCGTATGTACTGAAATGTGATGAAGACACTTACGTTGATGTGCCAAGACTTGCATCCAAGCTACAGCGTAGAAGGAAAAATCCCCTCAAAAAGGAAGTCCCCCTCTATTGGGGAGAAATGTTAACATGGAAGATATTCAGCGGTGGCCTCCATGGAGAGAAGCATTTTGCTGTCTGTGAGCGATACCTACCGTATGCACTGGGCGGAGGCTATGTTCTGTCGAGAGACTTAGTCGAATTGTTAGTTCAGAGTGCACCCTATCTACGTCACTATGTCGCTGAGGATGTGTCGGTAGGGGCATGGCTGGCTCCTTTCAATTTTCAATACTTACACGATACAAGATTCGATACTGGTAGCGAAAGTCGTGGTTGTAAAGATCCGTACTTGGTGACTCACAAAATCAGCCCCAAGCAGATGTATTCATATCACAATGTATACAAGAAGGATGGAAGGTTCTGTTCACGCAGAAATAGAGACAAAGGCATAAGCGGTCATATCTATGATTGGACGGCAATACCATCTAAGTGTATTGATTACTCTGAACATTTGCCATGA
- the LOC135349784 gene encoding uncharacterized protein LOC135349784: MAEIGYLYQFRLILIGESTVGKSSLLRQFKEGEYFADISLTVGVDFHAKVVEVNGFPIKLQLWDTAGQDRFRAIVKAYYRNAVGGLLVYDITSRDSFSKLDIWLEDALRNAEPHKPVFLLVGNKCDQEKSREVSKEEGEQYARDHDMEYIETSAKTGRYVDECFYRIAKRIFQMVHDGYITVQDGWDGVKKGDPTTNTGRRPPYGDGHYNGTVSFQGNVTKERDSDSKRKCCYGGGARHEKGISLGVSLPNNTKMKMIIGEVFSEVQEITEWMTLGVHLNLELPQLKRIELMHSDPKRHLLDMLDTWLNTMPEASWSDIVRALRKMEQNVLAGNIEAKFINTTTNEEIDECFSKRPRISEPEECADSNGVIKEKALKLNTQHIKELFAQLVLHILQALETLKTDVEDVCLVVSNFPCSAKYTNIIFFDKHREEVRNAPSLRALFALLGEYEYWNWKNCGLLHALVWTFGTDKLKERTKQYEKEVQAFHINIKLSTLASTAPGDDKTDKRTDFVKLTAKLEKGLPWSDYTMQCVEKFWESFTKEYLLEKYTLFFHNAKPGCVCLTFLIPAAIAPYLIVESQSKSVFLASQDIVKLTIQEQCVFESGNSSKEKLSIAQAEKPNTDDECLIAENDSLRDLVQTLQQDNAEQLELITELKAQQRLTVPVSSQSMGGNSEEECVSYNIGNRSHFAWTLNLNGFFYNHIHSHDSNVLQSSYFVAPNEKSHYQVILSPRSYDKWDSRHCSLFLVAHGSNVTFPSTVVLQCRLPGLQGEGDIEQYFQYHDADLIEQRKEIAPNCFIISGMHSFLSYSFFMKHLNVMPFFQIVVDLSF; this comes from the exons ACGCAGTTGGAGGGCTGCTTGTGTATGATATAACAAGCCGTGACTCGTTCTCCAAGCTCGACATCTGGTTGGAAGATGCCTTGAGGAATGCTGAGCCTCACAAACCTGTGTTCCTGCTCGTAGGCAATAAGTGTGATCAAGAGAAGTCTCGTGAAGTCTCAAAAGAAGAAGGGGAACAATATGCTCGAGATCATGATATGGAGTACATTGAAACATCAGCAAAGACGGGTCGATATGTCGATGAGTGTTTCTACAGAATAGCCAAGAGGATTTTTCAGATGGTTCACGATGGCTACATTACTGTGCAAGATGGCTGGGATGGTGTGAAAAAAGGTGATCCCACAACGAACACTGGAAGGAGGCCTCCCTATGGAGATGGTCACTACAATGGAACTGTATCTTTTCAAGGCAATGTCACCAAGGAAAGAGACTCTGATTCTAAAAGAAAGTGTTGTTA tgggggtggggctagaCATGAAAAGGGGATTTCTCTGGGAGTTTCTCTACCAA acaACACTAAAATGAAAATGATAATTGGAGAAGTTTTCTCTGAGGTCCAAGAAATTACAGAATGGATGACTCTCGGTGTGCATTTGAATCTGGAGCTACCACAACTTAAGAGAATCGAGCTGATGCACTCAGATCCAAAACGACATCTTCTTGACATGCTAGACACTTGGCTCAATACAATGCCTGAAGCTTCTTGGTCGGACATTGTTCGTGCACTGAGAAAAATGGAGCAGAATGTGTTGGCTGGAAACATTGAGGCAAAGTTTATCAACACTACCACCAACG AGGAAATTGACGAGTGCTTTTCAAAACGCCCACGGATCAGTGAGCCAGAAGAATGTGCTGACAGTAATG GTGTAATCAAAGAGAAAGCCTTGAAACTTAATACTCAACATATAAAGGAACTCTTCGCACAACTGGTTTTACACATTCTACAAGCACTTGAAACTCTCAAGACTGATGTTGAGGATGTCTGCTTAGTCGTCTCAAACTTTCCCTGCTCTGCCAAGTACACAAACATCATCTTTTTTGACAAGCACCGAGAAGAAGTACGAAATGCTCCATCCTTGAGAGCCCTCTTTGCTCTTCTTGGTGAATACGAGTATTGGAACTGGAAGAATTGTGGCCTcctacatgcacttgtatggaCGTTTGGAACAGATAAATTAAAAGAAAGAACGAAACAGTACGAAAAAGAGGTGCAGGCTTTTCACATCAATATAAAGCTCAGCACTTTGGCTAGTACAGCTCCTGGTGATGATAAAACTGATAAAAGGACCGATTTTGTTAAGTTAACAGCCAAGCTTGAAAAAGGCCTTCCTTGGTCTGACTATACCATGCAATGTGTTGAAAAGTTTTGGGAATCGTTTACCAAAGAATATTTGCTTGAGAAGTACACACTCTTCTTTCATAACGCCAAGCCTGGGTGTGTATGTCTTACTTTTCTCATCCCGGCTGCCATTGCACCTTATCTTATTGTTGAGTCTCAATCTAAGTCGGTATTTCTGGCTTCTCAGGACATCGTAAAGCTGACAATTCAGGAACAGTGTGTGTTTGAGTCCGGCAACAGCTCTAAAGAGAAGCTATCAATTGCCCAG GCTGAAAAACCAAATACTGATGATGAATGTCTCATAGCTGAAAATGATTCACTAAGAGATCTAGTGCAG ACTCTGCAGCAAGACAATGCTGAGCAATTGGAGCTAATAACAG AGTTGAAGGCTCAGCAAAGGCTCACAGTGCCAGTATCCAGTCAGTCCATGGGAGGGAATTCTGAGGAGGAATGTGTCTCTTATAACATTGGCAATCGCTCACATTTTGCATGGACTCTAAACCTCAATGGTTTCTTTTACAACCACATCCATAGCCACGACTCCAATGTTCTACAGAGTAGCTATTTCGTTGCACCAAATGAAAAGTCCCACTATCAAGTGATTCTATCTCCTCGATCCTATGACAAATGGGACAGTCGTCACTGTTCCTTGTTCCTGGTAGCACATGGGAGTAATGTAACATTCCCCAGTACGGTTGTGCTACAGTGCAGGTTACCTGGGTTGCAAGGAGAAGGTGACATAGAGCAATATTTCCAGTATCATGATGCAGATCTAATTGAGCAAAGGAAGGAGATAGCTCCTAATTGCTTTATCATTAGCGGTATGCACTCATTCCTTAGCTACTCATTTTTCATGAAACATTTGAATGTCATGCCATTCTTTCAGATAGTAGTTGATCTTTCTTTTTAA
- the LOC135350143 gene encoding uncharacterized protein LOC135350143, with protein MHDEQTNSYVKIFANIIIAFIGAGILGLPYAFKEGGLVEGAVIMALIGAISIKAMLLLVDCKDRILLSSSYSLLRSRSNGNKKSEITLPSPGGSTPAIEYGDVGYAAFGAVGKAFVDILIVISQIGFCCAYLIFISENLYSIFPMFPQLGILFSLLLPLALLSNLRSLNRLAPFSLFADFANIFAYGIVFYFDMEHFHLIHIHIRNYSLEGLPFFLGIAIYCYEGAGIILSLEGSVAKEMRGNFRWIFTLSLALVTILYITFGVCGYLSFGQETESIITLNLPGGAFPFIVKGCLCFSLFFTYPIMMYPVALILERMFCINKDAVDSNSAYWKGSVLRTGLVVVSGLIVILVPDFSTLMALVGSGACTLLAFIFPGMFHWVIFKEDISKAGLAFDVFLILLGIIGSIIGIRDALTRLYDDSTSTHKVQDVLTTMDYLNSTMANTISSTLSSTVGGT; from the exons ATGCACGACGAGCAAACTAACAGTTATGTCAAGATCTTCGCCAATATCATTATCGCATTCATTGGGGCAGGAATCTTGGGCCTTCCTTATGCTTTCAAAGAG GGTGGGCTAGTGGAAGGAGCAGTGATCATGGCTCTTATTGGAGCAATCAG TATAAAGGCAATGTTGTTACTGGTAGACTGCAAGGATCGTATACTCCTCTCCTCCTCCTACTCTCTTCTGAGAAGTCGCTCAAATGGAAACAAGAAGAGTGAAATT ACATTGCCGTCACCAGGTGGATCCACACCTGCCATAGAGTACGGAGATGTTG GTTACGCAGCGTTTGGTGCTGTGGGCAAGGCCTTTGTTGATATTCTGATTGTTATCTCTCAAATTG GTTTCTGCTGTGCTTATCTCATATTCATCTCTGAAAACCTGTACAGTATCTTTCCAATGTTTCCCCA GCTTGGTATTCTGTTCTCTCTGCTGTTGCCCTTGGCACTGCTGTCTAATCTACGCTCGTTGAATCGTCTGGCCCCATTTAGTCTGTTTGCTGACTTTGCCAACATTTTTGCATATGGGATAGTGTTCTATTTCGACATGGAACACTTCCACCTGATCCA TATCCATATACGGAACTATTCGCTGGAAGGTCTGCCATTTTTCCTGGGAATTGCTATCTACTGTTACGAG GGTGCTGGCATCATTCTCTCACTGGAAGGCTCGGTTGCCAAGGAGATGAGAGGAAACTTTAGATG GATATTCACATTATCCCTAGCCCTTGTGACTATACTCTACATCACttttggtgtgtgtgggtatctG TCGTTTGGTCAGGAGACAGAGAGCATCATCACACTCAACCTGCCCGGTGGAGCTTTCCCCTTCATCGTTAAAGGTTGTCTTTGCTTCTCTCTGTTCTTCACCTACCCCA tcaTGATGTACCCAGTGGCTCTTATTCTGGAGAGGATGTTCTGTATCAATAAGGACGCCGTTGACAGCAATTCTGCCTACTGGAAAGGG aGTGTCCTCCGCACGGGCCTGGTGGTGGTGTCTGGACTGATTGTGATCCTGGTGCCTGACTTTTCCACGCTCATGGCGCTGGTCGGCTCTGGAGCGTGTACTCTACTTGCGTTCATCTTCCCCGGCATGTTCCATTGGGTCATCTTCAAAGA GGACATAAGTAAAGCTGGTCTTGCTTTCGACGTATTCCTGATCCTACTTGGAATCATAGG GTCAATCATTGGTATCCGTGATGCTCTAACCAGACTCTATGATGACTCCACCTCCACTCATAAAGTTCAAGATGTACTAACAACAATGGACTATCTTAACTCAACAATGGCCAATACCATTTCTTCAACTTTATCTTCCACTGTAGGCGGAACTTAA
- the LOC135350152 gene encoding uncharacterized protein LOC135350152 produces MATPFHRSKSGNVDSSSALAGEHPPVLVLYHPSMKTLARSLVHVTEERLLNLTEGERHRYRRVELCDCIRWGAFKDNWPDIFIDNVQGIAGRDVILLVSFDNPAVVFEQLSLIYHLPRYLIRSFRLILPFFPTATMERIDKEGQIVTAKTMATLLSAIPLAARGPAQIFVFDIHALQERFYFSDTVIPRLLSAIPLLIQVLKKLPDSDNLSIAFPDEGAWKRFHSDLDQWPTITCIKVRGEGDNRMVSVREGNPSGRHVVIVDDLVQTGGTLVECAKALHTGGASKISVFVTHPVFPKESWKKFMPRDESQVQFANFWITDSIPHALEIVKNPPFKLISLCSVIADSLLGYDLVI; encoded by the exons ATGGCTACTCCATTTCACCGTTCTAAGAGTGGGAATGTTGACTCCTCTAGTGCTCTGGCTGGGGAGCACCCTCCAGTACTGGTGCTGTACCACCCCTCCATGAAGACCCTGGCTAGAAGCCTGGTGCATGTCACAGAGGAGAGGCTGCTCAATCTAACTGAGGGG GAGAGACACAGGTATCGACGTGTTGAGTTGTGTGACTGCATTAGATGGGGTGCCTTCAAGGATAACTGGCCAGATATCTTCATCGACAACGTGCAGGGAATTGCAGGAAGAGATG TGATTCTGCTGGTGAGCTTCGACAATCCAGCGGTGGTGTTTGAGCAGCTGTCTCTGATCTACCACCTGCCTCGTTACCTCATCCGGTCCTTCCGTCTCATCCTCCCCTTCTTCCCCACCGCCACAATGGAGAGGATCGACAAGGAGGGACAG ATTGTGACAGCCAAGACAATGGCCACACTGCTGTCAGCAATTCCATTGGCCGCTCGTGGGCCGGCTCAGATCTTTGTGTTTGACATTCACGCACTGCAGGAGAGATTCTACTTCAGTGACACTGTGATACCAAG GTTGCTGTCAGCCATTCCCCTGCTGATTCAAGTGCTGAAAAAGCTGCCTGACTCCGACAATCTCTCCATAGCGTTCCCTGATGAGGGAGCCTGGAAGAGATTCCACTCGGACCTGGACCAATGGCCCACAATCACCTGCATCAAGGTTCGGGGGGAGGGGGACAACAGAATGGTGTCTGTCAGAGAAG GTAATCCTAGTGGCAGACACGTGGTGATAGTGGATGATCTGGTGCAAACTGGAGGGACTCTTGTGGAGTGTGCCAAA GCACTACATACGGGAGGAGCAAGCAAGATCAGTGTCTTTGTGACCCACCCTGTCTTCCCTAAAGAGTCATGGAAAAAGTTCATGCCAAGGGACGAGTCCCAGGTCCAGTTTGCCAACTTTTGGATCACTGACTCGATTCCACATGCTCTGGAGATTGTCAAGAACCCTCCATTCAAACTGATCTCTCTCTGTAGTGTCATTGCTGACTCTCTACTAGGCTATGATCTCGTTATATAG
- the LOC135350169 gene encoding uncharacterized protein LOC135350169 isoform X2 has product MPQYKELDTLRSFTAKLNIALSTLPVPRLFADLLVQDKLVGEAAARNIVSPTGIDDYNKVSRLMSAVYSYVQTVSSQEKATLIFNKLVIILHNDPLGLEDLAQQLVQHRGEGDPTYKTPLTAEAATPTVSVPTTTDASPSAPSPSAPVDIMQAKPTLIQLTLLKSKSETGKELERVEIMKEVAAKWKDFGSFLEFDQTGTQLNNLASQYAHASLSPVEPCRAMFMHWLEGNGVKATWEKVLEFLIDINKKEVADKIEKILLCL; this is encoded by the exons ATGCCCCAATACAAAGAGTTGGACACACTGCGCTCATTCACAGCTAAACTGAACATTGCCCTGTCCACACTTCCTGTGCCCAGACTGTTTGCTGATCTACTGGTCCAGGATAAGTTAGTAGGAGAAGCGGCAGCAAGGAACATTGTCAGTCCAACTGGAATCGATGATTACAACAAAGTCAGTAGACTGATGTCGGCCGTGTATTCGTATGTGCAAACGGTTTCCAGTCAAGAAAAGGCTACCCTGATATTCAATAAATTGGTAATCATTTTGCACAATGACCCGCTAGGTCTGGAAGATCTAGCCCAGCAGCTTGTCCAACACCGAG GTGAGGGAGATCCTACTTACAAGACACCTCTGACTGCTGAAGCAG CTACACCTACTGTTTCTGTTCCTACCACGACTGATGCATCACCAAGTGCCCCATCACCAAGTGCCCCAGTGGACATCATGCAAG CTAAGCCGACTCTGATTCAACTCACTCTCCTTAAATCGAAATCTGAAACAGGCAAAGAGCTAGAGAGGGTGGAGATCATGAAGGAAGTAGCAGCCAAGTGGAAAGACTTTGGCTCATTTTTGGAATTTGATCAGACCGGAACTCAGCTGAATAATTTGGCCTCACAGTATGCTCATGCCAGTCTCAGTCCAGTGGAGCCGTGCCGAGCTATGTTCATGCATTGGCTGGAAGGAAATGGTGTCAAGGCAACCTGGGAAAAAGTGCTTGAATTCCTTATAGACATTAACAAGAAAGAGGTGGCAGATAAAATCGAAAAGATTTTGCTGTGTTTATAG